The following are encoded together in the Choloepus didactylus isolate mChoDid1 chromosome 7, mChoDid1.pri, whole genome shotgun sequence genome:
- the IL17F gene encoding interleukin-17F, producing MTMAILHNTAMLKSLLLLMLELTLLWDVAAGKNLKTGDTAPQKPGTCPPLEDNSVRVDIRILNQNQGVHISHDFQNRSSSPWDYNITRDPHRFPSEIAEARCRHMGCINAQGQEDSSMNSVPIQQEFLVLRREPRGCSSSFQLEKVRVTVGCTCVTPIIRHVA from the exons ATGACAATGGCCATCCTGCATAACACAGCCATG CTCAAGTCCCTGCTGCTGTTGATGTTGGAGCTCACCCTCCTGTGGGATGTGGCAGCTGGGAAAAACCTCAAAACAGGGGACACTGCTCCCCAAAAGCCTGGGACCTGTCCTCCTTTGGAGGACAACAGTGTGAGGGTTGACATTCGCATTCTCAATCAAAACCAGGGGGTTCACATCTCACATGACTTCCAGAACCGCTCCAGCTCCCCCTGGGATTACAA CATCACTCGGGACCCCCACCGGTTCCCCTCGGAAATTGCAGAGGCCCGGTGCAGGCACATGGGCTGCATCAATGCTCAGGGGCAGGAAGACAGTTCCATGAACTCTGTACCCATCCAGCAGGAGTTCCTGGTCCTTCGGAGGGAGCCCCGGGGCTGCTCCAGCTCCTTCCAGCTGGAGAAGGTCAGGGTGACTGTTGGCTGCACCTGCGTCACCCCCATCATCCGCCATGTGGCCTGA